From a single Lewinella sp. LCG006 genomic region:
- a CDS encoding leucine-rich repeat domain-containing protein has translation MHANSLAEALAQPHEIRHLVLSGQALERIPPKVWKKLPNLESLDLSHNRIKKLPAGLAELSKLRSLQLSFNRITQVDEDFFALFPLLKHLDFRNNRLRQLQLISLSLESLDLSENKLKGLSPLQLHCPELLHLDLASNKLEEFRVGAENLSHLQYLNLGFNRLQKLPALPVSLYALVVNNNRLTSLPANLSELKRLQRLEVSYNPIVLNLPELAKNTQLSYLDVRHTPTNWPGAQALLLKLPQLRHLYGGLSRKLQDQLSGFLAELPPAMEASQRALCFRLWQGFAAGQVEAGSLWSCLNANLHPLIQLGAHYELLRKYPARDGQLLSRIWWLCGEMASDKTVIKNRLAAAGIRCTDKSAEATGVLLGHQFSTLHQQAGAVPVMEERQLVQWLDRKEQRYLTQTRDRVQLANLERMLRAPDQGAFQLGIQLLRSQGTPDELISTLLQRWLAASPAERASWEDVLLPYLPGSLNIALANQERMLTFPSRRGKAAAWWKMLS, from the coding sequence ATGCACGCGAACAGCTTGGCGGAAGCTTTAGCTCAGCCTCATGAAATTCGGCACCTGGTACTCAGCGGGCAAGCCCTTGAGCGCATACCGCCCAAGGTCTGGAAAAAACTGCCAAATCTCGAAAGCCTTGATTTAAGCCACAACCGGATAAAGAAATTGCCCGCGGGTTTGGCGGAGCTTAGCAAATTGCGCAGCCTACAGTTGAGCTTCAACCGGATCACCCAGGTCGACGAAGATTTTTTTGCGCTCTTCCCCCTGCTCAAGCACCTCGATTTTCGGAATAACCGTTTGCGTCAGCTACAGCTTATTTCGCTTTCGCTGGAAAGTCTGGACCTTAGTGAAAACAAGCTCAAAGGCCTTTCTCCGCTGCAATTGCATTGTCCTGAACTTTTGCACCTCGATTTGGCGAGCAACAAGTTGGAGGAGTTCAGGGTAGGAGCAGAAAACCTCAGCCATCTGCAGTACCTGAACTTAGGGTTCAATCGTTTGCAAAAATTACCGGCTTTGCCCGTAAGTTTATATGCGCTGGTAGTGAACAACAACCGCTTAACCAGCCTTCCGGCCAACTTATCTGAGCTGAAAAGGTTGCAGCGACTGGAGGTTTCGTACAACCCCATTGTGCTCAATTTGCCGGAGTTGGCCAAAAACACCCAACTCAGCTATTTGGATGTTCGCCATACACCCACCAATTGGCCGGGGGCACAAGCGCTGTTGTTGAAACTCCCCCAACTTCGGCACCTCTACGGCGGGCTGAGTCGTAAGCTACAGGATCAGCTCAGTGGCTTTTTGGCAGAATTGCCTCCGGCAATGGAGGCTTCCCAACGGGCACTGTGCTTTCGCCTTTGGCAAGGATTTGCGGCCGGGCAAGTGGAGGCAGGTAGCCTGTGGTCTTGCCTGAATGCCAATTTGCACCCGCTGATCCAACTGGGGGCGCATTATGAATTGCTGCGTAAATATCCCGCCCGCGACGGCCAGCTTCTGAGCCGCATCTGGTGGCTTTGTGGCGAAATGGCCAGTGATAAAACGGTGATAAAAAACCGCTTAGCAGCAGCAGGTATCCGCTGTACAGATAAATCTGCTGAGGCAACAGGCGTTCTTCTCGGACATCAGTTTTCTACCCTCCATCAGCAAGCAGGAGCGGTACCCGTGATGGAAGAACGCCAGCTAGTGCAGTGGCTGGATCGCAAAGAACAACGTTACCTCACCCAGACCCGCGATCGGGTGCAGCTCGCCAATTTGGAAAGAATGCTCCGCGCACCCGACCAGGGCGCTTTTCAGCTGGGTATCCAACTACTGCGCAGCCAGGGTACTCCCGATGAGCTTATCAGTACTTTATTGCAGCGTTGGTTGGCCGCTTCCCCAGCGGAACGAGCGAGCTGGGAGGATGTGTTGCTCCCCTATCTGCCGGGGAGCCTGAATATTGCCTTGGCAAATCAGGAACGGATGCTTACCTTCCCTTCTCGGCGCGGAAAAGCAGCGGCCTGGTGGAAGATGCTCTCCTGA
- a CDS encoding DUF3368 domain-containing protein yields MGESESIALAIEKNAKYLIIDEYKGRLIAEQYGVKIVGVLGILIQAKQKGVITSVKEEIEKLRSIGFRLNQRLVDNVLQRLGEK; encoded by the coding sequence TTGGGTGAATCGGAATCAATAGCCTTAGCAATAGAGAAAAATGCTAAATATTTGATTATCGATGAATATAAAGGAAGATTAATAGCAGAGCAATACGGAGTAAAGATAGTAGGTGTTTTAGGTATTTTAATTCAAGCAAAACAGAAAGGGGTGATTACCTCTGTTAAAGAGGAGATCGAAAAATTGAGATCAATAGGATTTCGGTTAAACCAGCGTTTAGTCGATAATGTATTACAGCGATTAGGAGAGAAATAG
- a CDS encoding glycosyltransferase family 4 protein has protein sequence MRILVISDYDDNYNAVRPEGELFIGLHRAGADVQVMTYGNTPFAEKFRAAGMRVIDFHPEKKFSSEAVAIIRKEIIEQDRQIIHLFNNKAIINGIRAARGLDVKVVTYRGYTGNIHWWDPTNYLTHLHPRVDAITCVSDAVKEVFDRQLFFPKGKAVTVSKGHNPAWYEDIPTGDLSEFGFPAHAVVVSVVANARRMKGIPYLLDAIALLPKESPAYFLLIGRGLDDPATLAALDKKGIRDRVVFAGFRKDVLSLVKACDLSLLPSVKGEGLSKVLLESLFLGKATIMTNIGGNKGLAVDGESGLVIPPRDPAAMATAINRLVDHPGDRHQIGAAGRVYIQENYTVERSVRELMAVYEGLFRKSRL, from the coding sequence ATGCGTATCCTGGTCATCAGTGACTATGATGATAACTACAACGCGGTTCGTCCGGAGGGGGAATTGTTCATTGGGCTACACCGTGCGGGTGCAGATGTGCAGGTGATGACTTATGGCAATACGCCCTTTGCGGAAAAGTTCCGAGCGGCCGGAATGCGGGTGATTGATTTTCATCCTGAGAAGAAATTCTCGTCGGAAGCAGTAGCTATTATTCGGAAAGAAATTATTGAACAGGATCGGCAAATCATCCATTTGTTCAACAACAAAGCCATTATCAATGGTATTCGTGCTGCCCGTGGCTTAGATGTCAAAGTAGTTACTTACCGAGGTTACACGGGCAATATCCACTGGTGGGACCCCACCAATTACCTGACCCACTTGCACCCCAGGGTGGATGCGATCACCTGTGTGTCGGATGCGGTAAAGGAGGTATTTGACCGCCAGTTGTTTTTCCCCAAAGGCAAGGCGGTGACGGTCAGCAAAGGACACAATCCGGCCTGGTACGAGGATATTCCTACGGGTGATCTTAGTGAATTTGGCTTTCCCGCCCATGCGGTGGTCGTGAGTGTGGTGGCCAATGCCCGCCGCATGAAGGGTATTCCCTATCTGCTCGACGCCATAGCATTGCTGCCTAAAGAAAGTCCGGCCTATTTTCTACTGATCGGCCGTGGCTTGGATGATCCCGCTACTTTGGCTGCTTTGGACAAAAAAGGTATCCGGGACAGGGTCGTATTTGCGGGCTTTCGCAAGGATGTATTGTCGCTGGTAAAGGCGTGTGATCTGAGTTTACTTCCTTCCGTAAAAGGAGAAGGATTGTCAAAAGTATTGTTGGAAAGCCTCTTCCTGGGCAAGGCTACGATCATGACCAACATTGGAGGAAACAAAGGCCTGGCCGTGGATGGAGAAAGCGGCCTGGTGATCCCGCCCCGCGATCCGGCAGCCATGGCCACTGCCATCAATCGTCTGGTAGATCATCCTGGTGATCGCCATCAAATTGGCGCAGCTGGTCGGGTCTACATTCAAGAAAATTATACCGTGGAGCGGAGTGTACGAGAACTGATGGCGGTTTATGAAGGGCTTTTTAGAAAATCTCGCTTATAA
- a CDS encoding glutaminase, which produces MTNSTTDYQQLLAGIVQELQPYFGQGKQANYIPELANIDPNKFGISLAFLDGQTFTYGDSEERFSIQSISKVFTTAAAFGLIGEKLWERVDVEPSGTPFNSLLQLEQEQGIPRNPFINAGALVVTDVLMSQLRDPYQDMLNFVRELCGCPNIGYNQVVVNSELDTAYRNAALAYYLKSFNNLDNHPLDVLKLYIHYCSIEMSCTELAQAFHLFARRNQLDCNIPDLTPSQLKRLNALMQTCGFYDESGEFSFLVGLPGKSGVGGGIAAVYPDFYSVAVWSPRLNEKGNSILGMKALELLTSKSGFSIF; this is translated from the coding sequence ATGACAAATTCCACCACCGATTATCAACAACTTCTAGCAGGCATCGTCCAGGAATTGCAACCTTACTTTGGGCAAGGTAAGCAAGCCAATTATATTCCCGAACTGGCCAATATTGACCCCAACAAATTCGGCATCAGCCTCGCTTTTCTTGATGGGCAGACTTTCACCTACGGCGATAGCGAAGAACGGTTCTCTATTCAGAGTATCTCCAAGGTGTTCACCACTGCTGCTGCTTTTGGCCTGATTGGTGAAAAACTGTGGGAAAGAGTAGATGTTGAGCCTTCTGGTACCCCCTTCAACTCGCTGCTTCAGCTGGAACAAGAACAAGGGATTCCTCGCAATCCTTTCATCAATGCCGGAGCGCTGGTGGTCACGGATGTTTTGATGAGCCAGCTCCGTGACCCCTATCAGGATATGCTCAACTTTGTTCGGGAACTGTGTGGTTGCCCAAACATTGGGTACAACCAAGTAGTCGTTAATTCTGAACTCGATACCGCTTATCGCAATGCTGCATTGGCTTACTATCTAAAGTCTTTTAATAATCTTGATAATCACCCCCTTGATGTACTAAAGCTCTACATTCACTATTGCTCCATCGAGATGAGCTGTACGGAATTGGCACAAGCCTTCCATCTATTCGCCCGCCGCAATCAACTCGACTGCAATATTCCAGACCTCACTCCTAGCCAACTCAAACGCCTCAATGCGCTGATGCAGACTTGTGGCTTTTATGATGAATCGGGTGAGTTTTCTTTCCTCGTGGGGCTTCCTGGCAAGAGCGGTGTGGGTGGTGGTATCGCGGCCGTCTATCCTGATTTCTATAGTGTCGCCGTTTGGAGCCCGAGGCTTAACGAAAAAGGAAATTCCATTCTAGGAATGAAGGCCTTGGAGCTACTGACCTCGAAATCGGGGTTTTCGATATTCTGA
- a CDS encoding group III truncated hemoglobin, whose product MPKSSLSTRAEISILVRTFYGKVRQDTFIGPIFNERISDWESHIEQLTDFWESNLLFVRRYQGNPVQVHIDVDESNAEQTTPEHFGRWLQLWFETIDEHFEGDNAAIAKNRARNMSTHLFMKMYAARKKG is encoded by the coding sequence ATGCCCAAAAGCAGCTTAAGCACAAGAGCGGAGATCAGCATCCTGGTGCGTACTTTCTACGGAAAGGTACGCCAGGATACTTTCATTGGCCCTATTTTCAATGAGCGCATCAGCGACTGGGAAAGTCATATTGAACAGTTGACTGATTTTTGGGAATCCAACCTCCTGTTCGTTCGTCGCTATCAGGGCAACCCTGTGCAGGTGCACATTGATGTAGACGAAAGTAATGCTGAGCAAACCACTCCCGAGCATTTCGGGCGCTGGCTCCAGTTATGGTTTGAAACCATTGATGAGCACTTTGAGGGCGATAATGCGGCCATTGCCAAAAACCGGGCCAGGAATATGTCCACCCATCTCTTTATGAAAATGTATGCAGCCAGGAAGAAGGGGTAA
- a CDS encoding glutamine synthetase family protein, translating to MTLKGMLTIAELHTLVATEEIETVIIAFTDHYGRLVGKRVAADFFVEKTAVEGTHACNYLLTTDMEMEPVAGYASANWQKGYGDFHLVPDLKSLRIADWLDKTAIVLADIHHQQHQLESIAPRSILQHQLRGLNELGYNAAGASELEYYLFENSYRQAHEQHYHGLKPVGWYLEDYHILQGTRTENFHGRVRRHLQRSGVPVETSKGEWGLGQHELNIRYTDVLEMADRHVVYKQCLKEVADSMGYAVTFMAKYAEDQAGSSCHLHLSLWKDGQNAFAGEESFGGVACSPVFRWFLGGWMKYTPEIMPFFAPTVNAYKRYQDASWAPTRLAWSYDNRTAGFRIVGKGESLRIECRIPGADCNPYLAFAAALAAGLQGIKDQEEPPEAFSGDVYAAKELARVPTSLAAATELFVQSVFAKKAFGEEVVAHYAHFFQTECLAYEKAVTDWERIRYFERI from the coding sequence ATGACGCTGAAAGGAATGTTGACCATAGCAGAGCTGCATACGCTGGTAGCTACCGAAGAAATAGAGACGGTTATTATTGCTTTCACCGATCATTATGGTCGCTTGGTGGGCAAGCGTGTTGCTGCGGATTTTTTTGTGGAAAAGACAGCAGTAGAAGGCACCCACGCTTGCAACTACCTGCTCACAACGGACATGGAAATGGAGCCTGTAGCGGGCTATGCTTCGGCCAATTGGCAAAAAGGTTACGGTGATTTTCACCTGGTGCCCGATCTGAAAAGCTTACGAATAGCTGATTGGTTGGATAAGACCGCCATTGTCTTGGCCGATATACATCATCAGCAGCATCAATTAGAAAGTATTGCGCCACGATCCATCCTGCAGCACCAGTTGAGAGGGCTGAACGAATTGGGCTATAATGCTGCTGGTGCTTCTGAATTGGAATACTATCTTTTTGAAAATTCCTACCGGCAAGCCCACGAACAGCATTATCATGGCTTAAAACCCGTAGGCTGGTACCTGGAAGATTATCACATCTTGCAAGGCACACGGACGGAAAATTTCCATGGCCGGGTGCGCCGCCACTTGCAACGTTCGGGCGTACCTGTTGAAACCTCAAAAGGAGAGTGGGGTCTGGGACAGCACGAATTGAATATCCGCTACACCGATGTGCTGGAAATGGCCGATCGCCACGTTGTCTACAAGCAATGCCTCAAGGAAGTAGCTGACAGCATGGGCTACGCGGTAACCTTCATGGCCAAGTATGCTGAAGACCAGGCAGGGTCGAGCTGCCACCTGCACCTGAGCTTGTGGAAGGATGGCCAGAATGCTTTTGCGGGAGAGGAGTCGTTCGGTGGCGTTGCCTGCTCGCCTGTTTTTCGCTGGTTTTTGGGCGGCTGGATGAAATACACCCCGGAAATCATGCCATTCTTTGCACCTACCGTCAACGCCTACAAGCGGTACCAGGATGCCTCCTGGGCACCTACGCGCCTGGCTTGGAGCTATGATAACCGCACCGCCGGGTTTCGTATCGTTGGCAAAGGAGAAAGCCTGCGCATAGAATGCCGCATACCGGGCGCGGATTGTAATCCTTACCTGGCTTTTGCCGCAGCGCTGGCGGCGGGGTTGCAAGGCATAAAAGACCAGGAGGAGCCGCCCGAAGCATTTAGTGGGGATGTTTACGCAGCTAAGGAATTGGCTCGCGTGCCTACTTCTTTAGCTGCCGCTACGGAGCTGTTTGTACAAAGTGTTTTTGCAAAAAAAGCTTTCGGGGAAGAAGTTGTTGCACATTATGCACATTTTTTCCAGACGGAATGTCTGGCTTACGAAAAGGCAGTAACTGACTGGGAAAGAATACGTTACTTTGAACGTATTTAG
- a CDS encoding pseudouridine synthase, producing MNPPNHHHFAIHKPGGYLSQFVNNQDKRRNKKLLGELHDFPEGTMAIGRLDEDSEGLLLLTTDGQMSEEVRSKKVEKEYYVELDGEVTQEAIAQLKQGVEIRTRAKMYQTLPCKAMLLDPAPVFEATTSKANRRRHRPTSWLSITISEGKFRQVRKMTAAVGFPTLRLIRIRIGQVLLGDMQAGDVVEVDDFQLGHD from the coding sequence ATCAACCCACCAAACCATCACCACTTCGCCATCCATAAGCCCGGCGGCTATCTCTCCCAGTTTGTCAACAATCAGGATAAGCGGAGAAACAAAAAGCTGCTGGGAGAACTCCATGATTTCCCCGAGGGTACCATGGCCATTGGGCGCCTGGATGAAGACTCGGAAGGCTTGCTGCTGCTCACGACTGATGGCCAGATGAGTGAGGAGGTGCGCAGTAAAAAGGTGGAAAAAGAGTACTACGTTGAACTAGACGGTGAGGTGACCCAAGAAGCCATTGCACAACTAAAACAAGGCGTAGAGATAAGAACGAGGGCGAAGATGTACCAGACCTTACCCTGCAAAGCGATGCTTTTAGACCCTGCTCCGGTCTTTGAGGCGACCACCAGCAAAGCCAACCGACGAAGGCACCGACCAACGAGCTGGTTATCCATCACGATCAGTGAAGGGAAATTCAGGCAAGTCCGTAAGATGACAGCGGCAGTAGGATTTCCGACCCTGAGATTAATTCGTATCAGGATTGGTCAGGTCCTTTTAGGGGACATGCAAGCGGGTGACGTGGTAGAGGTGGATGATTTTCAGTTAGGACACGACTAA
- a CDS encoding endonuclease/exonuclease/phosphatase family protein, whose protein sequence is MKQELPSIKIPADIAKELSELEVVLDQSIPAKSLDRNLLIATWNIRAFGDITEEWQSSKNDSPRRDLHSLYLITAIVERFDVIAIQEVKANIAGLREMMDILGDDWSFILTDVTEGDAGNGERMAFVFDTRRVKLSGLASELVVPQEQLDKNISAGALRKQFARTPYAVSFKSKHETFILVTLHILYGKSSEDRIPELKAIADWMAKWASDIDSYSQNLIALGDFNVDKRGDLLHETFISSGLYIPEDLAAVTRSIFNTSKFYDHIAWFSGKSKAPKLSLEYIKGGNFDFVPHVLKNRELNTQQISWMISDHYPLWAEFSIRD, encoded by the coding sequence ATGAAACAAGAATTACCCTCTATCAAAATCCCTGCTGACATAGCTAAGGAACTCTCGGAATTGGAAGTAGTGCTTGACCAGTCCATCCCCGCTAAGAGCCTGGATCGAAATCTCCTAATAGCCACCTGGAACATACGGGCTTTCGGCGATATCACCGAAGAATGGCAATCTAGTAAGAACGATTCGCCACGCCGGGATTTGCATTCCCTCTATTTGATCACAGCTATTGTAGAGCGTTTTGATGTGATCGCCATCCAGGAAGTGAAAGCCAACATCGCCGGTTTGCGTGAAATGATGGACATCCTGGGCGATGATTGGAGCTTTATTCTCACCGACGTCACCGAAGGCGATGCAGGAAATGGAGAACGGATGGCTTTCGTGTTTGACACCCGCCGGGTGAAACTTTCAGGCCTTGCCTCGGAGTTGGTGGTGCCGCAGGAGCAGCTAGACAAAAACATCTCCGCGGGAGCTTTGCGCAAGCAGTTTGCCAGGACCCCTTATGCGGTAAGCTTTAAGAGCAAACACGAAACCTTCATACTCGTGACCCTCCACATTCTCTACGGAAAGTCTAGCGAAGATCGAATTCCAGAACTCAAAGCCATTGCTGACTGGATGGCCAAATGGGCTTCAGATATAGATAGCTACAGCCAAAATTTAATCGCCCTGGGAGACTTCAATGTAGATAAGCGAGGTGACTTACTTCACGAAACCTTTATCTCCAGCGGACTCTATATCCCCGAAGATTTGGCCGCTGTAACGCGCAGTATTTTCAATACCAGCAAATTTTATGACCACATTGCCTGGTTCAGTGGCAAGTCCAAAGCACCCAAGTTGAGCTTAGAGTACATCAAAGGCGGCAATTTTGATTTTGTCCCACACGTGCTGAAAAATAGAGAGCTCAACACCCAACAAATTTCCTGGATGATCTCCGATCATTATCCGCTATGGGCGGAATTTTCTATTCGGGATTAG
- a CDS encoding UPF0175 family protein, with amino-acid sequence MALIISDKVLEQAQVSADELLIDLACYLYEKKRMSTGQARALVGLNQIEFQQELAARDIDIHYTEEDLEKDLKNLGVNL; translated from the coding sequence ATGGCGTTAATTATTTCTGATAAAGTATTGGAGCAAGCTCAAGTGTCAGCAGATGAGTTGTTGATTGATTTAGCCTGTTACTTATATGAAAAGAAAAGAATGAGTACAGGTCAAGCTAGAGCACTAGTTGGGTTAAATCAAATAGAATTCCAACAGGAGCTAGCAGCCCGTGATATTGATATACATTACACAGAAGAAGATTTAGAGAAAGACCTTAAAAATCTAGGTGTAAACCTCTAA
- a CDS encoding VanZ family protein, with product MKTITIKQLFWPVMALSFLMFIFWIIIQADLGQSIALSKLVRQLPLGDKMGHFLLYGVLAFLVNLAFKNRQIVLLGRPVLLGGVLVLVFALLEECTQLALSTRDFELWDMFCDLVGIVLFSWLALHYGQKE from the coding sequence ATGAAAACAATAACAATTAAACAACTTTTCTGGCCCGTAATGGCCTTGTCTTTTTTGATGTTTATCTTCTGGATCATCATTCAAGCCGATCTGGGGCAGAGTATAGCGTTGAGTAAGCTCGTGCGGCAGCTTCCTTTGGGAGACAAAATGGGGCATTTCCTGCTTTATGGTGTGCTGGCCTTTTTGGTCAATTTGGCGTTTAAGAACAGGCAAATCGTTCTGTTGGGGCGTCCGGTGCTATTGGGCGGTGTGCTGGTATTGGTTTTTGCCCTACTCGAAGAATGCACCCAACTGGCCCTCTCTACCCGTGATTTTGAGCTATGGGATATGTTCTGTGACCTGGTAGGGATTGTTTTGTTTTCTTGGTTGGCGTTGCATTATGGACAAAAAGAATAA
- a CDS encoding IS630 family transposase codes for MKIKLSQSEYDQLRQIQKHPNLPPRQFRKVTVLIMLHQGHKIKVIEAALGLDDNTIRRYAKAFYEKGFTAYLLDGFTPYSGKLSEEEILLLTAHLEENLYEEAASICEYVQVTFGVIYSVSGMTQLLHRIGFVYKQTKAVASKANEQDQLDFLDDVLPELLEQAVQGEAVVYYADGCHPTHNTKTGRAWIRKGRDFEVDCNSGRKRVNINGAINALKPEHLVYDITDSINAQSTQRLCRQLLKKHPKKKIYLICDNARYNRNKMLQDWAADQRIEFVFLPPYSPNLNLIERLWKFMRKKAISSIYYDTYSKFKDGIIDFLNDTKSHKSELRRLLTLNFRSVGGTSVYAQTT; via the coding sequence GTGAAAATCAAGCTAAGTCAATCCGAGTACGATCAATTACGTCAAATTCAGAAGCATCCGAATTTGCCCCCGCGTCAATTCCGCAAGGTTACGGTCTTGATTATGTTGCATCAGGGACATAAGATCAAGGTCATTGAGGCTGCGCTGGGTTTGGATGATAATACCATCAGACGTTACGCGAAAGCCTTTTATGAAAAGGGATTTACGGCTTACCTCTTGGATGGGTTTACGCCCTATTCAGGAAAATTGAGCGAGGAAGAGATTTTGCTCTTGACAGCTCACTTGGAAGAGAACTTGTACGAAGAAGCCGCTTCCATTTGCGAGTATGTTCAAGTAACCTTTGGCGTTATTTATTCGGTATCTGGTATGACTCAGCTCCTGCATCGCATTGGCTTTGTATACAAGCAGACCAAGGCAGTAGCCAGCAAAGCTAACGAACAAGATCAGCTGGATTTTCTAGATGACGTACTGCCCGAACTTTTGGAACAAGCCGTACAAGGAGAAGCAGTAGTATACTACGCTGATGGCTGTCATCCCACCCATAATACCAAAACGGGGAGAGCTTGGATACGCAAGGGCCGAGACTTTGAGGTGGACTGTAATAGCGGTCGTAAACGGGTAAATATCAACGGTGCGATCAATGCACTTAAGCCTGAGCACTTGGTTTATGACATCACTGATTCTATCAATGCACAGTCTACCCAACGGCTGTGCCGGCAATTATTGAAGAAACATCCAAAGAAGAAAATATATCTGATCTGCGATAATGCCCGCTATAATCGCAATAAAATGCTTCAGGACTGGGCCGCTGATCAGCGCATAGAATTTGTATTTCTACCCCCTTATTCTCCTAATTTGAATCTAATAGAGCGGCTTTGGAAGTTTATGCGTAAAAAAGCCATCAGCTCTATTTACTACGATACGTATTCAAAATTCAAAGACGGAATAATTGATTTTCTCAATGACACTAAGTCACACAAGTCAGAGTTACGCAGGCTACTAACGTTGAATTTTCGTTCAGTAGGTGGGACTTCTGTATACGCCCAAACCACTTAG
- a CDS encoding L-serine ammonia-lyase: protein MERLSIFDIYKIGVGPSSSHTLGPWNAATQFAAALWGKDIDHLEVHLYGSLSKTGRGHATDVAVQLGLEGHDPVLIDTQEIPAIIERILREERLEVNKNDISFAPQRDIIFHGHSMPGHPNTLTFKAFFENELVEEHTYYSLGGGFIDREGVSKADIRQAWLPFPIDEGSELLDYTITHNCRISDIVWANELRFRNFSSFKSRVDGIFKAMLECVYRGVTTEGILPGGLNVRRRAFKLNQELLKGATFANQDEWLALVMQSSRDFVTINKWVSCFALAVNEENAALGRVVTSPTNGAAGVIPAVILYMYCFCDCNTLDDVERFLLTSGEIGCLFKKGATISAAMGGCQAEIGVSSAMAAGGLTEVLGGSPKQALMAAEIAMEHHLGLTCDPIGGLVQVPCIERNTMGAIKAITAANLAMSGDPDDCKVNFDVVVKTMWDTAQDMNHKYKETSEGGLAFNLPVVLPNC from the coding sequence ATGGAACGCTTAAGTATATTTGATATCTATAAAATCGGCGTGGGTCCTTCCAGTTCCCATACGCTCGGTCCCTGGAATGCAGCCACCCAGTTTGCCGCTGCCCTTTGGGGCAAAGACATCGACCATCTCGAAGTACACCTCTATGGGTCCCTCTCCAAAACCGGGCGCGGCCATGCTACAGATGTAGCCGTTCAGCTAGGTCTGGAAGGCCACGATCCTGTTCTCATCGATACCCAGGAAATACCGGCCATTATTGAGCGTATCTTGCGTGAAGAGCGACTGGAAGTCAATAAAAATGACATTTCTTTCGCGCCCCAAAGGGATATTATCTTTCATGGTCACAGCATGCCCGGCCATCCTAACACCCTTACTTTCAAAGCTTTTTTCGAAAACGAATTGGTCGAAGAACACACTTACTACTCGCTCGGAGGTGGTTTTATTGATCGGGAAGGCGTGTCGAAAGCAGATATTCGGCAAGCCTGGCTCCCCTTCCCCATTGATGAAGGGTCGGAGCTACTGGATTATACCATCACCCATAATTGCCGCATATCGGATATCGTTTGGGCCAACGAGCTGCGCTTCCGCAATTTCAGCTCTTTTAAGAGCCGGGTGGATGGCATTTTCAAGGCCATGCTGGAGTGTGTTTATCGGGGGGTCACGACGGAAGGTATTCTGCCTGGTGGCTTGAATGTTCGTCGGCGGGCCTTCAAACTCAACCAGGAGCTGCTCAAGGGGGCAACCTTTGCCAATCAAGACGAATGGCTGGCACTGGTCATGCAATCCTCCCGCGATTTTGTGACCATCAACAAGTGGGTCAGTTGTTTTGCCCTGGCGGTCAACGAAGAGAATGCAGCACTGGGAAGAGTAGTCACCTCTCCCACCAATGGCGCGGCGGGGGTGATTCCGGCAGTAATTTTATACATGTACTGTTTCTGCGATTGCAATACGCTCGACGATGTGGAGCGCTTTTTACTAACATCAGGAGAAATCGGCTGTCTTTTCAAGAAAGGAGCAACGATTTCTGCCGCTATGGGAGGCTGCCAGGCCGAGATAGGGGTCTCTTCCGCCATGGCGGCAGGCGGGCTTACGGAAGTGTTGGGCGGAAGCCCCAAGCAAGCACTTATGGCTGCTGAAATAGCGATGGAGCATCACCTTGGGCTCACCTGTGACCCCATCGGCGGACTGGTGCAGGTGCCTTGTATCGAACGCAATACCATGGGGGCCATCAAAGCCATTACCGCGGCCAACCTCGCCATGTCGGGTGATCCTGATGACTGCAAAGTCAATTTTGATGTCGTCGTGAAAACCATGTGGGATACCGCCCAGGACATGAACCACAAATACAAAGAAACATCAGAAGGTGGCCTGGCATTCAACCTGCCAGTAGTGCTGCCTAATTGTTAG